The genomic window aaacttttaaaaactatacaGAATTTCATGGTAAAATATCAACTCTCAAGAATGTCAAAAgacttaaaattttatcaaaataaaaactaattttcattaATACAAAAGAGAATAAACTTTTTTCTTGGATAGAAAGTGATACTTAGAagattttcaattaaaaatattataccaTAGGCGTTGATAGAATGTTAGCTAACATGTTTATCAAGgatttaatttgtgaaaaatgaataaaaatcaattaactAATTGATAGGACAGTTGAAAGtgcatttgataatgattttaaaaaatgtttttagtcttaaaagtatttttaaaaaaaattaaatatgataaaatttagacaatacttttaaaaatatgaaaaatctcTTGTAATTGTGAAAAATcttttacaatatttttcaaagaaatactTGATAGAAGATtatcttaaaaactattttgaataCAATATTTTCGATAAAAATGCTTCTACTAAAAATAGTACCAAATACACTTCTAATAATTACATTTCCCACAAAttttctagaaaccaaacatattaATGGGAATAAGGGAACATGAAGCACCCTCTCCAACGAGAAGTTGAAGCCAATACCTATACCTTCTAAACCAACTCCTCTCTTCTGCTTGATTCATCGTCTCAAAGCTCTCCACACTCATCATTTCCCTCAAAACTAGTTATTAATCCTCTTTGACAAAACCATGGGCAACATTTTCTCCATTTCAATCTCCGTTGACCACCTTATCTCTAGTTGCTGGAATCGCACTACTGAACATGCAAATTACCTGTGCAAACTCCCAGAAAATCTGGTAGCTCTGGGAACTGCTTGTGAAAGATTGAGGGAGTTCAGGAACGATGTGATGAGGAGGGTGGATATCGCTGAGAGGGAACAAATGCAGCGGCTCGACCAAGTACAAGGGTGGCTTTCAAGGGTTGAAACTCTGGAAACTCAAGTCACTCAACTGATTGGAGATGGCACCGAGGAGGTTGAGAAGAAATGTATGGGTGGTTGCTGTCCTAGGAATTGCAGGACCAGATACAAGTTGGGGAAGAGAGTAGCTAGAAAGTTGAAAGAAGTGGACATTCTAATGAGCCAAAGACCTTCGGATGCGGTGGCTGAGAGGTTACCTTCACCTCGCCTAGGTGAAAGGCCTAATCAAGCAACTGTCGGCATGAATTTCAGAATTGGTAAGGTTTGGAGCAGCCTTCATCAAGAACAAGTGGGAATTATCGGCCTATATGGATTAGGAGGAGTTGGGAAAACCACCCTCTTAACCCAAATCAATAATGCTTTTACCAAAAGAACagatgattttgattttgtgatCTGGTCAACAGTTTCCAAAAATGTAAACCTTGAAAACATTCAGGACGACATCTGGAAGACGATAGGGTTTTGTGATGATAAATGGAAAAGCAAAAGTCGAGATGAGAAAGCTAAGAGCATCTGGAGAGTCCTGAGCGAAAAGAGGTTCGTGCTGTTGCTAGATGATTTATGGGAGTGGTTGGATTTATCAGACGTCGGAGTCCCAttccaaaataagaaaaataagatagTATTCACCACTCGATCAGAAGAGGTGTGCGCTCAAATGGAAGCGGATAAGAAGATCAAAGTGGAATGCCTAACATGGACAGAATCCTGGGAATTGTTTCGAATGAAGCTTGGAGAAGACACTCTCGATTTCCATCCTGAGATACCGGAGCTCGCTCAAGCCGTCGCACAAGAGTGTTGTGGTTTGCCACTTGTGCTAACTACCATCGGCAGGGCCATGGCTTGTAAGAAGACGCCGCAGGAATGGAAATATGCATTTAAAGTGTTACAAAGCTCTGCCTCAAAATTTCCAGGTATGAGTGACAGAGTGTTCCCTCTTTTAAAATACAGTTATGATTGCTTACCCACCGAAGTTGTCAGATCTTGCTTCTTGTATTGTTCTCTATTTCCAGAAGATTATCAGATACCAAAAATAGCTATGATAAAGCGTTGGTTTTGTGAAGGCCTTTTAGACGAATTTGATGACATGAAGGGAGCAGAAAACCAGGGTTACAACATTATTGGCACTCTGATTCATGCATGTCTATTAGAAGAAGGTGATGTTGATTATGTAGTAAAACTGCATGATGTAATCCGTGATATGGCATTGTGGATAGCTTGTGAAACAGGGAAGGAGCAGGACAAGTTCTTGGTGCAGGCCTCCAGTGGGTTAACTGAAGCTCCTGAAGTTGCTAGATGGATGGGACCAAAAAGGATTTCACTTATCGGTAACCAAATTGAGAAACTAACAGGGTCTCCTAATTGCCCCAATCTCTCAACTTTGTTTCTTCAGGATAATAGTTTGAAGATGATCACTGATAGTTTCTTCCAGTTTATGCCAAATCTAAGAGTTTTAGACTTGTCAAGGAATGCTATGACTGAATTACCACAGGGAATCTCTAATTTGGTTTCATTACAGTATCTCAACCTATCACAAACTAACATTAAAGAGTTGCCAATTGAGTTGAAGAACCTGggtaaattgaaatttttgttgttgCATCGCATGAGACTTTCTTCAATTCCAGAGCAGTTGATATCAAGTCTTTCAATGTTGCAAGTGATTGATATGTTCAACTGTGGAATTTGTGATGGTGATGAAGCCTTGGTTGAGGAATTGGAGTCCTTAAAGTACTTGCATGATTTAGGTGTCACTATAACAAGTGCCTCTGCTTTCAAAAGGCTTCTAAGCTCTGACAAGCTAAAAAGTTGCATTTCCGGTGTATGCCTCGAGAATTTCAATGGTTCAAGCTCTCTCAATTTAACATCTCTCTGCAATGTAAAGCGTCTCCGTAACCTCTTTATCTCAAACTGTGGCTCGTCGGAAGATTTGGAGATCGATTGGGCTTGGGAAGGAAAGGAAACAACAGAATCTAATTACCTTAACTCAAAGGTCAGTTCCCACAGCAGTTTCCACAACCTTTCGTGGCTAAGAGTCAAAAGGTGTTCGAGGTTGAAGGATCTAACATGGCTTGTTTTTGCTCCAAACCTTAAAGTTCTTTTAATAACTAGTTGTGATCAAATGCAAGAAATAATAGGTACCGGTAAATGTGGTGAATCTACAGAGAATGGCGAAAACCTGAGTCCATTTGTCAAACTCCAAGTACTTACGTTAGAAGATCTACCACAATTGAAGAGCATATTTTGGAAAGCCCTGCCATTTATCTACTTAAATACAATCTATGTAGATAGTTGTCCACTTCTAAAGAAGCTGCCACTCGACGCCAACAGTGCCAAGGAACATCGGATTGTCATTTCCGGACAAACCGAGTGGTTTAATGAACTAGACTGGGAGAATGAGGCAACTCACAACGCTTTTCTTCCATGTTTCGTACCTATTGAAGAATAAGGGCCTGCAGCAATCTCAGAGAGGCTACAATGCGATTCTCGGTGAGACCCTTTTCACAATTAACTATCATTTGATCCTGAATAGGTATTGGTCCAAATAAAGCATTCAATTATAGCATCTTTTCATGGTCGTATACCTCCCACGTACTGCTGATACACTTAAAAAAATGCTATTCCATTTCAAACATGTAAGGCAATTGATTGCGGGTTTACAAGGAGTCATCTTGTTATTGGAATTCAAAATATACAACTTTTATggttatgttttcttcttaaaaagtattaataaaagaaaataaatattaatgaaaatgattttttcatattattatattatcaaaaatataaaagaaaataaaattagtttgaaatttacatattttttaaattgtttaatttttatattgaagagttaaaataaataaaacaagttaGAAATAGCATATAAAAgtaatctattaattttaaatttattttttaatttttttcacttttttttccttgtatctttcctttctattttcttttcattacaatttttctcaaattttccaagaaccaaacataacctacaTATAATGATCAAATATAATCTTACAAACCAAcccatataaaaatttaagtcCATTCTTGTGGCTTTTCTAATTTGGTTTAATAAGTCAATAGTATATATTCTTATACaatcttattttgtttagtTGCAGAATATAACCTCATATGCCATAAATGCTTCCGCAATCTTCAGTTAATGAGAATCCATTGTTTTCCAAGGTGAAGGATATGGATGGCTTAATTTTCATGCCAACTTTTcagtatgttgatgacattgtAGGCTACCGAAATGGAACATATAATTGCTTATATATGTGAGGTAAACAATTGGTTTATGTATGTTGTTTCATAGTGTTTGTGTGCATATGTTGTTTCTCTTTGAATTGcaatattacattttttgtatTCTAAGGATTGTGAGATGCATTTTATGATTTGTGTAAAAATTTTGAGTTGGATGGCTTTCCTTAATTGCTTTACTTCAATTGAAGAGCATGTACATAATATCTTTGATTGGAAACAATCTaatgtataatttaaaaaaataatcatattttcaaatagaaaagaTAGATGAGTTAGGGTACTCCTAGATCAACTAGGAATTGTATCTTTGTTTATGGAGAAGCAAGCattcttgagaaaaaaaatcaagtccCTCTTTGTACAAAAATTTTAGGGGAGAACTTGCCCAAGTCATGGGTAGACCATAATTGGGGCACCTTAGCTAAGGGTCCCATTTGGTTCCCTATCTGTGTTTATCAAATGTGCCTTTTCATAATTGTAATGGGAATGGAGTGTGGGATTTATATAACATTAAAGCATGTATTCCTTAATTTTGCAATATGTTAAAGAGgatgaaacattttttatttgttgcaATTCAAGAGCATGTACTAAAATGCTCTCTCCATGTGTTCAAAATAGAAGAACTCATTTATCTTATGCCCtataaaacttttttcaaaattttgagaaagtgaaaaattttcacttcttgaaatttttaaattttttttataaagtgttttcaAGCATATAAGGTATTTACTTGTTTTTGTATAATAattcttgtattttatataagacttcctattttaaaaataaaaaatagaatatgtaTCCAACCAAGTGATTCTCTTAACAAAAgtactataaataaaaatactttaacgAGAGTCACTCCCAAACATGTTCTAAGTTATATTTTCTAATGGACTAGCTTTTCTATCAAAAAAGTTATTGAGTAgacaataatttataaaatgcaaaacatttttactctatggtaatttttatttatctttttctgTTTAATATCCACCTCTCAATATCTTGGTATTTTAAACGAAGgatataattttattagttgTGCACATGACATTATCTTATATATCCATGTAaggttttttctaaaataagtaattaaaaatttcattattaaaaaaaatagaatcaataatatcttatttttatataataccaaaattaacaaatttcttaCCATTTATGGTTCATATAAcaagaaataaataagtaaatgtgtgaaactaataaaaataattgttaatttATGGTAATTATTTggaatatattaatatttaaccGATGGAGCATTAGCTTAGCTTAGTTAGATCATTTTACCCaacataagttttttatttattattttaacatactatcaaatcacttttttttttgtttatattcaaATAGTAagttattctattttaaacTATTTCTAATGTAACCActatttaaaaacacttttaaaaatctcaaaaaataacTTGAGGTGATTTGTAAACAATCACTTgatatgattttcttaaaaatcattttttaataaaataatatgttacaaaaaaaaaaatactatcaaaacattttttttaatttatatttatagttaTGGATATGCTTCCTATCTATATACAAAATATAAGAACTCTAatgtataaaacaaaatttttatcttgTGTCTTTAAAACTTTCttcacaattttgaaaattttgagaaagataatttttttaatcctcaaattttaaaaagtattttcaagTATATgaggtatttattttttttctaagaatttatatattttatatgagactttctattttaaaaacaaagatgGGAAATGTATACATACATATAAGTAATTctctttaaatatatttataatgaaaTCATAACTAACAAAAGTATTGCAAATAAAAATACCTTAAGTACAATTACTCCCAAGTGAGTTCAAAgttataagaaatatttttgtcaatatTTCAGATCACCAAAAGAAACTATAAAGGATTGCAATATTacgaaaaaattaaaaatgattttagtttAAGCTCTTCATTTGCAATCTTGCAATCTCATGCCCTAAATGTTCCAATTCATCAATTTCATtggtaaaattttattaaaattaatgattattaaataaaataaatttaaaaccttttccaaaaccatattgtcgatccgagaatgccatgaacaacattgttgagtatgaggcttgtatcttgggattagagacagcCCTCGAGCTCGgtattagacagatggaggtgtttggtgactccaatctggtgttgagacagattcagggtgagtggaagactagagatgggAAACTTAGACCTTATCACgcatatttggagctactggtcGCGAGATTCGAGGATTTGAGATACacacatctgcctagagcgcggAACCTGTTTgttgatgccttagctactctagcttccatgattgacATTCCTGCTGACGCCACTGTTCGTCCATTAttgatcgagtcgagatctGCTTCTGCTTACTGTTGTCTGATCGATGATGTAGAGTCagatgatggtttgccatggTATCACGACACATATCACTTTTTGAGGCTTGGCGTATATCCTAAGGCCACTACGaccaaggataggagagcattgagacagttagcCGCCCGATTCGTGATTTGCGGCGAGACACTATATAGACGATCACCTGATGGGATGCTGCTATTGTGTTTGGACCACGCCTCTGTCGATAGAGTGATgcgagaggttcatgcgggagtatgcggaccacatatgggaggacatatgttggcctgtaagatcatgaggaccggctacttctggttgaccatggagacggaCTGCTGCCAGTTCGTTCAGAGATGtcccgagtgtcagatacatggagatctcattcacgtgccgcccTCCGAGTTGCATGCactgacttcaccatggccattttcagtgTGGGGTATCGAcatcatcgggaagatttcgccgaaatcttccagtggtcatgagtttatcCTTGTCGCcattgattacttcaccaagtgggtggaggccgcttcgtatgcgagattgacatcgtctggagttgctagtttcatcagatcacacattatttgtcgctatggagtccctcatgagttgatttcggaTAGAGGGGTACACTTTAGGGCAGAGGTTGACACTTTGGTGCAGCAATATAGCATCCGACATCATAGGtcgtctgcgtacaggccgcaAACGAACGGGGCAGTGGAgttgccattttgtggaccccgcatttcggctcatgcgtttcccactcgatgacgagctcaatttttcaaataaaatcgagctcgtcatcgagtgggaaactcatgagccgaaatgcggggtccacacatatccatttaaaacattttcatatcagGGATCTCTAGTTTTGCCTCATGCTTctctttagaattttatttttattttttcaacatGTTTACTTAAAGTTCCAAATCCAATAATGGTGAGAAAATATTCAATTCTAAAAACCATTTCcatattcatattttcatatctgttttatccttttaaataaataatcctAGGCTTTGGcatcaattaattaatctatGTTTTGCCCAATTACCAAGTTGATTGCAAAAATATGCTACACTCATAAGTCTAAAATATGCTTTTGGTTTTTCAGCTTTCTATTTCACTCCAATTTTGCCATCTCAAGTTTCAAATATATaggtgaaagaaaaaaaaaatgcataatttAGTGTTAGAttggaaatatattttttcaatagtgttaacttttatataaaatattataacttttaaaaatttacgtTTAAAagctaataatttttaaaaactactaaaaaaatttgagatattaaaaGGTTTTACttctctaattttaaaattttgaaaattaatttttcaagatataatttaaaactttgTCTAGATagatttccttttaaaaaaaataataaatagtaataacttctaaataaaatataaaacattttagaagttttcattgaaaatcttatgatttttaaaaaaaccatttaaaagaattgagatattaaaatgttttactttctcaaatttaaaaatcttttagAGCCTATTTGGCCATGCTAAtgctcatttttaaaaactgtcttgacttgaaatttttttttttttgttttttagtgttttataaaaatatgggtGTTTGACAAGCTGtttttgaaatcaatttttaaaaataaaaaataaagaacttgtttggataatttttttaaaatttttcaaaagcattataaattcaatttatataatataaatttaatttaatttatattatataaatatgatgattttatatttaaaaaaaaaccatttaaaagaattgagatattaaaaagttttactttctcaaatttaaaaatcttttagAGCCTATTTGGCCATGTTAATGCTCATTATTTAAAACCGTcttaacttgaaaaaaaaaattgttttttagtgttttataaaaata from Vitis vinifera cultivar Pinot Noir 40024 chromosome 9, ASM3070453v1 includes these protein-coding regions:
- the LOC100254876 gene encoding disease resistance protein SUMM2-like; protein product: MGNIFSISISVDHLISSCWNRTTEHANYLCKLPENLVALGTACERLREFRNDVMRRVDIAEREQMQRLDQVQGWLSRVETLETQVTQLIGDGTEEVEKKCMGGCCPRNCRTRYKLGKRVARKLKEVDILMSQRPSDAVAERLPSPRLGERPNQATVGMNFRIGKVWSSLHQEQVGIIGLYGLGGVGKTTLLTQINNAFTKRTDDFDFVIWSTVSKNVNLENIQDDIWKTIGFCDDKWKSKSRDEKAKSIWRVLSEKRFVLLLDDLWEWLDLSDVGVPFQNKKNKIVFTTRSEEVCAQMEADKKIKVECLTWTESWELFRMKLGEDTLDFHPEIPELAQAVAQECCGLPLVLTTIGRAMACKKTPQEWKYAFKVLQSSASKFPGMSDRVFPLLKYSYDCLPTEVVRSCFLYCSLFPEDYQIPKIAMIKRWFCEGLLDEFDDMKGAENQGYNIIGTLIHACLLEEGDVDYVVKLHDVIRDMALWIACETGKEQDKFLVQASSGLTEAPEVARWMGPKRISLIGNQIEKLTGSPNCPNLSTLFLQDNSLKMITDSFFQFMPNLRVLDLSRNAMTELPQGISNLVSLQYLNLSQTNIKELPIELKNLGKLKFLLLHRMRLSSIPEQLISSLSMLQVIDMFNCGICDGDEALVEELESLKYLHDLGVTITSASAFKRLLSSDKLKSCISGVCLENFNGSSSLNLTSLCNVKRLRNLFISNCGSSEDLEIDWAWEGKETTESNYLNSKVSSHSSFHNLSWLRVKRCSRLKDLTWLVFAPNLKVLLITSCDQMQEIIGTGKCGESTENGENLSPFVKLQVLTLEDLPQLKSIFWKALPFIYLNTIYVDSCPLLKKLPLDANSAKEHRIVISGQTEWFNELDWENEATHNAFLPCFVPIEE